The following is a genomic window from Rhodobium gokarnense.
AACCGCAACTTCACCGTCGGCTGCATCCTCACCTTCGTGCTCGGCATCTGCCTTTACGGCCAGACCTTCATCCTGCCGCAGGTGCTGTCCCAGGTGCGCGGCTACAACTCGCTGCAGATCGGCGAGGTCATGTTCGTGACCGGCGCGGCGATGTTCTCAACGGCGCCGATCGCGGGGCGGCTGACCAACAGCGTCGATCCGCGCAAGCTCCTCGTCGTCGGCTTTCTCGTCGTCGCCACCGGGCTCTACCTCAATTCGCTCATGAACACGGAAGTGGCATTCTGGGACCTGTTCCTGCCGCAAGCCGTGCGCGGCATCGGACTGATCCTGTGCATCGTGCCGATCACGGCTGCGGCGCTCGGCACCCTGCCGACGAACCTCGTCAGCGGCGGCAGCGGGCTCTTCAACCTGTTCCGGAATATGGGCGGCGCCGTCGGGCTCGCCATGATCAACACCATGTGGGACGGCCGCTACGACCGGCATTACTGGTGGATCACGGAAAAGCTGTCGGACACCAACGCCGTCGCCGTGGAGCACCTCAACGACATCGAGCGGGCGCTGTCGGCCAATCCCGCCGTCGGCGATCCGTCGCTCGCCGCTTATCAGACGCTGACGCAGGAAGTCTCCCTGCAGGCCAACATCATGGCCTGGGACGACGTCTTCTTCATGATCGCCGTCGCCTTCATCGTCGCCATGCCGCTGATCTTCCTGCTCGCCAAGCCGAAGCCCGGCGAAGTGTCGGCGCATTAGTTGGGCACGACCTTCACATTGTCGATGAGGCGCGTGTTGCCGAGCCAGGCCGCAACGAGGAGCCGGGCCGGACGATCGGCCACCGACAGCGGCGACAGGTCGGCCTCGGCGCGAAGTTCCAGATATTCCACCTCGGAAAACCCTGCCGCGACGATGGCAGCCTTTGCGATCTCCAAGGTCGGAGCAAGGTCCGCGCCGCCTTCCAGCGCATGCGCGGCCGCCCGCAGCGCCTCGGCGAGCTTCGGGGCGATGGCCCGCTCGTCCGGCGTCAGGTGGACATTGCGCGAGGAGATCGCCAGGCCATCCGCCTCACGCACCGTCGGGCAGCCGACGACCTCGATCGCGATGTCGAGGTCGCGGGCGAGCCGGCGCACCACGTGGAGCTGCTGGAAATCCTTCTCGCCAAAAAAGGCGAAATCGGCGCCGGTCTGCAGGAAGAGCTTGGCGACGACGGTCGCGACGCCGTCGAAGTGGCCGGGCCGGAACGCGCCGCAGAGGCCCTCGCTGACCTGTCCCACCGTCACGGTCGTGGAAAATCCCTGCGGGTAGACCTCTTCCGGCTCCGGGCAATAGAGCATGTGGGCGCCGAGCGGGGCGAGCTTTGCCGCATCGTCGGCTTCTGTCCGCGGATAGGAGGCGTAGTCGTCCGGGTTGTTAAACTGCTTGGGATTGACGAAGAGCGTGACGATGACCCGTTCGGCGCGCTCAAGCGCGGCGCGCACGAGGCTGAGATGGCCTTCGTGGAGCGCGCCCATGGTCGGCACCACGGCGACCTTGTGGCCAGCCCTGCGCCAGCCGGCGACGGTCTCGCGC
Proteins encoded in this region:
- the panC gene encoding pantoate--beta-alanine ligase, with the translated sequence MSVAIVRTRAELRETVAGWRRAGHKVAVVPTMGALHEGHLSLVRAALERAERVIVTLFVNPKQFNNPDDYASYPRTEADDAAKLAPLGAHMLYCPEPEEVYPQGFSTTVTVGQVSEGLCGAFRPGHFDGVATVVAKLFLQTGADFAFFGEKDFQQLHVVRRLARDLDIAIEVVGCPTVREADGLAISSRNVHLTPDERAIAPKLAEALRAAAHALEGGADLAPTLEIAKAAIVAAGFSEVEYLELRAEADLSPLSVADRPARLLVAAWLGNTRLIDNVKVVPN